One Aegilops tauschii subsp. strangulata cultivar AL8/78 chromosome 7, Aet v6.0, whole genome shotgun sequence genomic window carries:
- the LOC109743780 gene encoding uncharacterized protein, giving the protein MHAAATAPALAPPVLLPLCLPTGAGSSARPRRAAVRCELAAASASSAAPAAAPGSVAAPRWAQTTVVIPPQRRGCHIITHKIMHAIRSDLSEFKCGLAHLFLHHTSASLTLNENYDPDVQTDTETFLSRIVPEGPSAPWRHTIEGSDDMPAHIKSSMFGCALTIPITDGRLNMGTWQGIWLCEHRDYATPRTIVITLSGI; this is encoded by the exons ATGCACGCGGCAGCTACCGCCCCGGCGCTGGCGCCGCCCGTCCTCCTCCCCCTCTGCCTACCCACCGGCGCCGGCTCCTCCGCCcggccgcgccgcgccgccgtccGGTGCGAGCttgccgccgcctccgcctcctccgcggCGCCCGCGGCCGCTCCCGGATCCGTGGCCGCCCCCCGCTGGGCCCAGACGACGGTCGTCATCCCGCCACAGCGCCGCGGCTGCCACATCATCACCCACAAG ATCATGCACGCGATCAGGAGCGACCTCTCGGAGTTCAAGTGCGGCCTGGCGCATCTCTTCT TGCACCACACGAGCGCTTCACTCACTCTTAATGAGAACTACGACCCCGATGTCCAAACTGACACTGAAACATTCCTTAGTCGAATTGTCCCAGAG GGTCCATCTGCTCCATGGAGGCATACCATTGAAG GATCTGATGACATGCCAGCACATATCAAATCATCAATGTTTGGCTGTGCCTTGAC AATTCCTATCACTGACGGGCGTCTCAACATGGGAACTTGGCAG gGTATATGGCTCTGTGAACACCGTGATTACGCTACTCCTCGCACAATTGTGATTACACTCAGTGGGATATGA
- the LOC109743782 gene encoding probable glutathione S-transferase GSTF1 isoform X2 — MGTEAKVKVFGPARSTCVARVLVCLEEVGAEYELVHVHLPAGEHKGPAHLARTLFGQVPAFQDGDLILFESRAISRYVLRKGASDLLRENSLAESATVDAWLEAESHNFDRAMSAITFQCFVVPMFMGGTTDHKIVEENMEKLKAALGVYEERLTRFKYLAGDFISLADLSHCPMAHYLLASPCASVLDAYPRVKDWVDGMMDRPSVKKVMELMDAS, encoded by the exons ATGGGGACGGAGGCGAAAGTGAAGGTGTTCGGGCCGGCGAGATCCACCTGCGTGGCGCGGGTGCTGGTGTGCCTGGAAGAGGTCGGCGCCGAGTACGAGCTGGTGCACGTCCACCTCCCCGCCGGCGAGCACAAGGGCCCCGCGCATCTCGCCCGCACC CTCTTTGGCCAGGTCCCGGCTTTCCAGGACGGTGATCTCATCCTTTTCG AGTCGCGCGCGATTTCGAGGTACGTGCTCCGCAAAGGCGCATCCGATCTACTCCGAGAAAACAGCCTCGCCGAGTCGGCGACGGTGGACGCGTGGCTCGAAGCTGAGTCCCACAACTTCGACAGGGCCATGTCGGCGATCACCTTCCAGTGCTTCGTCGTGCCCATGTTCATGGGCGGGACGACTGACCACAAAATCGTCGAGGAGAACATGGAGAAGCTTAAGGCGGCCCTCGGAGTCTACGAGGAGCGTCTGACCAGGTTCAAATACTTGGCCGGAGATTTCATCAGCCTGGCGGACCTGAGCCATTGCCCCATGGCTCACTACCTGCTGGCCAGCCCCTGCGCGTCGGTGCTCGATGCGTATCCGCGTGTGAAGGACTGGGTTGATGGGATGATGGATCGACCGAGCGTGAAAAAGGTCATGGAGCTTATGGATGCGTCATGA
- the LOC109743782 gene encoding glutathione S-transferase 1 isoform X1 — protein sequence MQLSVQPPLLTCAVDLGIHGDGGESEGVRAGEIHLRGAGAGVPGRGRRRVRAGARPPPRRRAQGPRASRPHQSRAISRYVLRKGASDLLRENSLAESATVDAWLEAESHNFDRAMSAITFQCFVVPMFMGGTTDHKIVEENMEKLKAALGVYEERLTRFKYLAGDFISLADLSHCPMAHYLLASPCASVLDAYPRVKDWVDGMMDRPSVKKVMELMDAS from the exons ATGCAGCTGTCTGTCCAGCCGCCACTTTTGACTTGTGCAGTAGACCTGGGGATCCATGGGGACGGAGGCGAAAGTGAAGGTGTTCGGGCCGGCGAGATCCACCTGCGTGGCGCGGGTGCTGGTGTGCCTGGAAGAGGTCGGCGCCGAGTACGAGCTGGTGCACGTCCACCTCCCCGCCGGCGAGCACAAGGGCCCCGCGCATCTCGCCCGCACC AGTCGCGCGCGATTTCGAGGTACGTGCTCCGCAAAGGCGCATCCGATCTACTCCGAGAAAACAGCCTCGCCGAGTCGGCGACGGTGGACGCGTGGCTCGAAGCTGAGTCCCACAACTTCGACAGGGCCATGTCGGCGATCACCTTCCAGTGCTTCGTCGTGCCCATGTTCATGGGCGGGACGACTGACCACAAAATCGTCGAGGAGAACATGGAGAAGCTTAAGGCGGCCCTCGGAGTCTACGAGGAGCGTCTGACCAGGTTCAAATACTTGGCCGGAGATTTCATCAGCCTGGCGGACCTGAGCCATTGCCCCATGGCTCACTACCTGCTGGCCAGCCCCTGCGCGTCGGTGCTCGATGCGTATCCGCGTGTGAAGGACTGGGTTGATGGGATGATGGATCGACCGAGCGTGAAAAAGGTCATGGAGCTTATGGATGCGTCATGA